DNA from Gracilinanus agilis isolate LMUSP501 chromosome 3, AgileGrace, whole genome shotgun sequence:
gctctaACTAATCatataaaagttttaaattcCTCTCAattaaagaagtaaattaaaattggctaatatgacagtaaaagaaaatgacaaaggttGGAGGGTATGTAGCAAATTTGGGACACTTAATGCAtagctggtggagttgcgaactaATCTATGGATTctagagggtaatttggaatgactcccaaagggctataaaataatgtatcccttttgatccagtaatactactactaggtctgtaccccaaagagaccagaaaaaaaggggaaggacctacttgtaggaaaatatttgtaactgctcttttggtggtagcaaggaatttgaaattgaagggatattaGTTGATgaatttgtggcatatgatggcaatggaatactattgtgctgtaagaaaagatgaatgggatggtttcagaaagagtgggaaagacctacatgaactgatgcagaatgaattaaacagaaccaggaaaacattgtgcacagtaacagtaatattatggaatgatcaactgtgatagacttggctatACTGAAGAAATAAGTGTTAGACTGAAGATATACAATACAGTAATCCAgtagaattctgagggacttatgacaaagaatgcctccagagaaagaactgttgtattTGGAATGCAagtgaaagcatacaatttttctgttgtttgggtttttagagtttttttttttaacttgtggTTTCATATAATTcacttatgaaaataaatttttttaattttttaattttttaattatttttaaacatttattaatatttattttttagaaaagttaacatggttacatgatttatgttcttactttccccttcaccccccgacctaccccctcccatagccaatatgcatttctactggttttaacatgtgtcactgatcaagacctatttccaagttgttgatacttgcattggtgtggttgttttgagtctacacctccaatcatgtccacatcaacccatgtgttcaagtagttgcttttcttctgtttcctctcctgcagttcttcctctgaatgtgggtagcgttctttaccataagtccctcagaattgtcctgggtcatttgcattgttgccagtacagaagtccattacattctattttatcacagtgtattggtctctgtgtacaatgttcttctggctctgctcctttcgctctgcatcaattcctggaggtctttccagttcacatggaattcctccagtttattattcctttgagcacaatagtattccatcaccagcatataccacaatttgttcagccattccccaattgaagggcataccctcatgaaaataaaattttaaaaggagtaTAAAAGTGTAGCTTATAGCCCCTAATTCTCTAGTCTAGTGAGCTTATCCTGATTCCTCCTTCATTCTTTACTCAAATTGCAGGCCACATGATAGGAATGGAAAGTAGGGGAATAAGTATTTCAAAACACCAGCTCTATGTCCTCTCCTGGGTAAAGTAGTTTATTGATTTAACAACATTACTATGAATTTGATGCTCATATTGTCCTTAATTCATAGTTGAAGCAACTGAAGCAAACATAACTTGCCAGGAGCACCCATCAGTCATTTCTCTGAAGCtagattaaatttgtttttctcactCAAATTTCTGATCTCTTACCCCTTAACTATCAGCTGCCTTTAAGTTCTAGATAATGGACGTTTTGGAATGTGCTTACCTTTCTATTACAAGATGTATATAAAGATAgaattttctgatttcaaatggGTTTCATGATCTCTACCTTCCTACAAATGTCCCAACAGTGAATACAATAGAAACCATTCTGTAGGCCTTACTTTCATGCCCCCTGTCAGTTAAGAAgaccatatttttaatttttctctcctaatcccttccatctttcttatgcCCAAGGCTTCTAGTTCATAGAGAAAATTTTATCCCTTGTTTTCAGCAAGGGGTAGCACCATGGCTACTAGAGCAAAAAGACCCAAGAAGCTCCTGTCCAGGTGAGTGAAGTGAAATCAGGTGCATAACGGTTGTTATCCCAAAAGACCTTTATCTGTTATAGTGAAGGGAGTTTTAGACTTGAGTGCTGGCAGACCAATGCTGAATCATGCTATTCCTTTCCTGAGAGATGGATATTGGACTTAGTATAGAGTATGAGACATAATATATGGTAGATCATGAAATAAGATTAACATTTAGTATGTCTGCACTAAATGGCATATCTTTGCATCTGTAAAGAAGAAAACTTATATTCCACTTTCAGAATTACTGCATAAGAGTCAAAATCAGTGAAGTTCTTTCTCAGCTTAGCATATAAAATTTACCAAGAATAACCATGTGGTAGTACATCCAAAGTGATGAGAACAGAATATCTGGAAGGTTACCTGAGATTCACAAAATTATGAGAATAATGGATGTGACTACGTTTTAGGAAAGATAGGGCAAAGGAGAGACACTATTCAATATTGTGGACAAAGCATGCTCAGGCACATGGTTTGAGTTGTAATCTAGCTGCCAAGAAGTTGGTCAGGCTCTTCTTCCATTCTTTACTCATGATATGAGTTGCAAAGTATGATCAGAATCTTGGGTCTGCAAATGTTGCATGTCCATTGTGAGCTTTTCATTGTTATTGTATGTAAAAGTATTTGTAAAGTCATCCATCTTGCAGATATGTCCAAATAGTGTATCCAAAGATTGGTTCTGCTTGATTAAATCTGAAAGCTCCTTTTGGCCtggggaaaaagaataaaaatcagtttactttctgccatcagaggaaGGAACTTATATTGCTCCATCTGTGTGTGTATACTCTTTCCTTCAGTGtttatgtcattttttttcttcagaggcaGAGACTAATTTTGAAGTGAAGGAGATGTCTACAAAGCTGAGCCTTTTTGTGGAAGGATCTGGCTTCCAGAGATGCATGAATGAGGGTCCCTATCacttcattttgagagaaatctgtTACTCTGATATCCaggtaaataaaaatccaaagagtcACTGTGAATTTGATGAGACTACAGAGAAATTCAGCCAATATCTAGTCCTAAATCAGTATACAAAATTGACCTCAGGAAATGACTGTTGTCAGGATAGTGAATATAGCAAATGCTTTCCTGAAGGAGAACTTCTTCAGTCGCATGAGAAACCTCTGGAAATGCCCATGAATCAAGGTAACCTAGGGGAAATGGGCTTGGGCTGGAGTTTAGACCTCATTAGACATCCAAAAAGTAAATGTGTAAAGATGGTTTCTGTGAATAAGAAAGGTGGGAGACCTTCCAGTCAGAACTCTGAGCTTGCTGCACATGAAAGAATCCACACTGTAgacaaaccttatgaatgtatacactgtggaaaggctttcactcgGAGGggccatcttgctgcacatcagaggattcacactggagagaaaccttatgaatgtaaacaatgtgaaAAGACTTTCACAGATAGAGGCAATCTTgccagacatcagagaatccacactggagagaaaccttatgaatgtaaatactgcggaaaggctttcacacggaGGGGCCATCTTGctttacatcagagaatccacagtggagagaaactttatgaatgtaaacagtgtgcaAAGGCTTTTGCAGACTGGGGCTCTCTTgctctacatcagagaatccataaaGGAGAGAAACGttttgaatgtaaacagtgtggaaaggctttcacatggaGGGGCCATCTTgctctacatcagagaatccataaaGGAGAGAAACGTTATGAATGTAaagagtgtggaaaggctttcacacggaGGGGTCATCTTgttctacatcagagaatccatactggagagaaaccttttgaatgtaaagaGTGTGGAAAGGCTTATGCAGAGAGGGGCTCTcttgctacacatcagagaatccacactggagagaaaccttatgaatgtaaacagtgtggaaaggctttcacagataGAGGCAATCTTgccagacatcagagaatccacactggagagaaaccttatgaatgtaaagagtgtggaaaggctttcacacggaAGGGCCATCTTGCTctgcatcagagaatccacagtggagaaaaaccttatgaatgtaaacattgTGGAAAGGCTTTTGCAGACTGGGACTCTCTTgctctacatcagagaatccatattGGAGAGAAAcgttatgaatgtaaacactgtggaaaggctttcacatggaGGGGCCAGCTTACAGCACaccagagaatccatactggagagaaaccttatgaatgtaaagagtgtggaaaggctttcacacggaGGGGCCATCTTGCTCTACATCAGAGAANNNNNNNNNNNNNNNNNNNNNNNNNNNNNNNNNNNNNNNNNNNNNNNNNNNNNNNNNNNNNNNNNNNNNNNNNNNNNNNNNNNNNNNNNNNNNNNNNNNNNNNNNNNNNNNNNNNNNNNNNNNNNNNNNNNNNNNNNNNNNNNNNNNNNNNNNNNNNNNNNNNNNNNNNNNNNNNNNNNNNNNNNNNNNNNNNNNNNNNNNNNNNNNNNNNNNNNNNNNNNNNNNNNNNNNNNNNNNNNNNNNNNNNNNNNNNNNNNNNNNNNNNNNNNNNNNNNNNNNNNNNNNNNNNNNNNNNNNNNNNNNNNNNNNNNNNNNNNNNNNNNNNNNNNNNNNNNNNNNNNNNNNNNNNNNNNNNNNNNNNNNNNNNNNNNNNNNNNNNNNNNNNNNNNNNNNNNNNNNNNNNNNNNNNNNNNNNNNNNNNNNNNNNNNNNNNNNNNNNNNNNNNNNNNNNNNNNNNNNNNNNNNNNNNNNNNNNNNNNNNNNNNNNNNNNNNNNNNNNNNNNNNNNNNNNNNNNNNNNNNNNNNNNNNNNNNNNNNNNNNNNNNNNNNNNNNNNNNNNNNNNNNNNNNNNNNNNNNNNNNNNNNNNNNNNNNNNNNNNNNNNNNNNNNNNNNNNNNNNNNNNNNNNNNNNNNNNNNNNNNNNNNNNNNNNNNNNNNNNNNNNNNNNNNNNNNNNNNNNNNNNNNNNNNNNNNNNNNNNNNNNNNNNNNNNNNNNNNNNNNNNNNNNNNNNNNNNNNNNNNNNNNNNNNNNNNNNNNNNNNNNNNNNNNNNNNNNNNNNNNNNNNNNNNNNNNNNNNNNNNNNNNNNNNNNNNNNNNNNNNNNNNNNNNNNNNNNNNNNNNNNNNNNNNNNNNNNNNNNNNNNNNNNNNNNNNNNNNNNNNNNNNNNNNNNNNNNNNNNNNNNNNNNNNNNNNNNNNNNNNNNNNNNNNNNNNNNNNNNNNNNNNNNNNNNNNNNNNNNNNNNNNNNNNNNNNNNNNNNNNNNNNNNNNNNNNNNNNNNNNNNNNNNNNNNNNNNNNNNNNNNNNNNNNNNNNNNNNNNNNNNNNNNNNNNNNNNNNNNNNNNNNNNNNNNNNNNNNNNNNNNNNNNNNNNNNNNNNNNNNNNNNNNNNNNNNNNNNNNNNNNNNNNNNNNNNNNNNNNNNNNNNNNNNNNNNNNNNNNNNNNNNNNNNNNNNNNNNNNNNNNNNNNNNNNNNNNNNNNNNNNNNNNNNNNNNNNNNNNNNNNNNNNNNNNNNNNNNNNNNNNNNNNNNNNNNNNNNNNNNNNNNNNNNNNNNNNNNNNNNNNNNNNNNNNNNNNNNNNNNNNNNNNNNNNNNNNNNNNNNNNNNNNNNNNNNNNNNNNNNNNNNNNNNNNNNNNNNNNNNNNNNNNNNNNNNNNNNNNNNNNNNNNNNNNNNNNNNNNNNNNNNNNNNNNNNNNNNNNNNNNNNNNNNNNNNNNNNNNNNNNNNNNNNNNNNNNNNNNNNNNNNNNNNNNNNNNNNNNNNNNNNNNNNNNNNNNNNNNNNNNNNNNNNNNNNNNNNNNNNNNNNNNNNNNNNNNNNNNNNNNNNNNNNNNNNNNNNNNNNNNNNNNNNNNNNNNNNNNNNNNNNNNNNNNNNNNNNNNNNNNNNNNNNNNNNNNNNNNNNNNNNNNNNNNNNNNNNNNNNNNNNNNNNNNNNNNNNNNNNNNNNNNNNNNNNNNNNNNNNNNNNNNNNNNNNNNNNNNNNNNNNNNNNNNNNNNNNNNNNNNNNNNNNNNNNNNNNNNNNNNNNNNNNNNNNNNNNNNNNNNNNNNNNNNNNNNNNNNNNNNNNNNNNNNNNNNNNNNNNNNNNNNNNNNNNNNNNNNNNNNNNNNNNNNNNNNNNNNNNNNNNNNNNNNNNNNNNNNNNNNNNNNNNNNNNNNNNNNNNNNNNNNNNNNNNNNNNNNNNNNNNNNNNNNNNNNNNNNNNNNNNNNNNNNNNNNNNNNNNNNNNNNNNNNNNNNNNNNNNNNNNNNNNNNNNNNNNNNNNNNNNNNNNNNNNNNNNNNNNNNNNNNNNNNNNNNNNNNNNNNNNNNNNNNNNNNNNNNNNNNNNNNNNNNNNNNNNNNNNNNNNNNNNNNNNNNNNNNNNNTTgccagacatcagagaatccacactggagagaaaccttatgaatgtaaag
Protein-coding regions in this window:
- the LOC123239355 gene encoding zinc finger protein 420-like: MATRAKRPKKLLSRHQRIHTGEKPYECKYCGKAFTRRGHLALHQRIHSGEKLYECKQCAKAFADWGSLALHQRIHKGEKRFECKQCGKAFTWRGHLALHQRIHKGEKRYECKECGKAFTRRGHLVLHQRIHTGEKPFECKECGKAYAERGSLATHQRIHTGEKPYECKQCGKAFTDRGNLARHQRIHTGEKPYECKECGKAFTRKGHLALHQRIHSGEKPYECKHCGKAFADWDSLALHQRIHIGEKRYECKHCGKAFTWRGQLTAHQRIHTGEKPYECKECGKAFTRRGHLALHQRIHTGEKPYECKECGKAFTRKGHLALHQRIHSGEKPYECKHCGKAFADWDSLALHQRIHIGEKRYECKHCGKAFTWRGQLTAHQRIHTGEKPYECKECGKAFTRRGHLALHQRIHTGEKPFECKQCGKAYAERGSLAAHQRIHTGEKPYECKECGKAFTQRGSVIRHQRIHTGEKPYVCKQCGKAFTRRGSVARHQRIHTGEKPYECKECGKAFTRRGHLALHQRIHSGEKPYKCKHCGKAFADWGSLALHQRIHIGEKHYECKHCGKAFTWRGSIGRHQRIHSGEKPYECKQCGKAFTQRGSLAAH